One part of the Malus sylvestris chromosome 2, drMalSylv7.2, whole genome shotgun sequence genome encodes these proteins:
- the LOC126609550 gene encoding cytochrome c oxidase assembly protein COX15-like isoform X3 gives MFRSRVVGLFLKNNGKALYNIRGTTPSRVLNEESFRLLSTGVTRKCLDGFRSLPKGNYVPSIRNMSTVASVGIQNKEGLKLLVNGGPHAQKMVGIWLFGSAAWVFSMVILGGITRLTRSGLSMTDWKFTGSLPPLSDEDWLLEFEKYKQSPEYKRVNRGMSIDDFKFIYWMEYAHRMWGRALGIMFALPFSYFLRKGYITLQLGARLSTLFALGAGQGLIGWWMVKSGLEEPPSEYAQPRVSPYRLAAHLTSAFAIYCGLLWTGLSVIMPEPPAESLAWVRGAAKVKQLALPVSLLVGATAVSGAFVAGNDAGHAYNTFPKMGDTWIPEDVFEMKPLIRNFFENTSTVQLDHRILATATLFSIGALWWSTRKFDIHPAVRSLIGSAVGMAGLQVTLGISTLLSYVPVELGTAHQAGALTLLTLMILLNHTLRRPSASLLKSLPQVAKTI, from the exons ATGTTTCGGAGTCGAGTGGTAGGGTTGTTTTTGAAGAACAATGGCAAGGCTCTGTACAATATCAGAGGAACGACGCCGTCTAGGGTTCTGAATGAGGAGTCCTTCAGATTACTCTCAACGGGAGTCACAAGGAAATGCTTGGATGGCTTTCGATCCTTGCCCAAG GGTAACTATGTACCATCTATAAGGAATATGTCCACTGTGGCTTCCGTAGGCATTCAAAATAAGGAGGGATTGAAGCTTCTTGTAAATGGAGGACCTCATGCTCAGAAAATGGTTGGCATTTGGCTTTTTGGCTCTGCTGCATGGGTTTTTAGTATGGTGATACTTGGCGGTATTACACGACTTACACGATCTGGTCTTTCAATGACTGATTGGAAATTTACTGGGAGTCTCCCGCCTCTCTCAGATGAGGATTGGCTGCTTGAGTTTGAGAAGTACAAGCAGTCCCCTGAGTATAAGCG TGTAAATCGAGGGATGAGTATTGACGATTTCAAATTTATCTATTGGATGGAATATGCACATCGTATGTGGGGAAGGGCACTGGGTATAATGTTTGCCTTGccattctcatattttcttcgTAAGGGGTATATTACCTTACAGCTTGGAGCGAGACTCTCGACTCTTTTTGCCCTTGGTGCTGGGCAGGGTTTAATTGGCTGGTGGATGGTTAAAAGTGGTTTAGAG GAGCCACCATCTGAGTATGCTCAGCCAAGAGTAAGCCCTTATCGTCTTGCAGCTCATCTTACTTCAGCCTTTGCTATATATTGTGGCCTTTTATGGACTGGTCTTTCTGTTATCATGCCCGAACCACCTGCTGAATCTCTAGCTTGGGTACGTGGGGCAGCAAAGGTGAAGCAACTTGCTCTCCCTGTAAGCTTACTTGTTGGAGCAACTGCTGTCTCAGGAGCATTTGTTGCCGGGAATGATGCG GGGCATGCCTATAATACTTTTCCAAAGATGGGGGATACATGGATCCCAGAGGATGTGTTTGAAATGAAGCCACTCATCCGAAACTTCTTCGAGAATACATCTACTGTGCAG CTTGACCATCGCATCCTTGCAACTGCAACTTTGTTCTCAATCGGTGCTTTGTGGTGGTCAACAAGGAAGTTTGACATCCATCCGGCAGTTCGATCTTTGATTGGAAGTGCTGTTGGCATGGCTGGCCTTCAG GTCACTCTGGGGATATCTACACTGCTGTCCTATGTGCCTGTGGAGCTTGGCACAGCGCATCAAGCCGGGGCTTTGACTCTCTTGACACTAATGATCCTTCTCAATCATACCTTGCGTAGGCCATCGGCGTCCCTTCTCAAATCACTACCTCAAGTTGCAAAGACAATCTAG
- the LOC126610213 gene encoding elongation factor 1-beta 2-like, with product MAITFSDLYTEAGLKSLDEFLAGKSYISGDKLTLDDIKVYAAVLEKPAGSFANVSKWYDGLSAQLAANFPGKAAGVRVSSGKAESAAPAPSAAAGGDADDDLDLFGDETEEDKKAEAEMAAAKKASTKKKESGKSSVLLDVKPWDDETDMKKLEEAVRSVEKEGLFWGASKLVAVGYGIKKLQIMLTIVDDLVSVDDLIEEQLTAEPRNEYIQSCDIVAFNKI from the exons ATGGCCATCACCTTCTCAGATCTCTACACCGAGGCCGGTCTCAAGTCCCTCGACGAGTTCCTCGCCGGAAAATCTTACATCTCCGG AGACAAGCTGACTTTGGATGATATCAAGGTGTACGCCGCTGTGCTGGAAAAGCCCGCCGGTTCCTTTGCCAATGTGAGCAAGTGGTACGACGGCCTTTCAGCCCAACTCGCTGCAAACTTCCCCGGCAAGGCTGCCGGAGTGAGAGTCAGCAGCGGCAAGGCCGAGTCTGCTGCTCCTGCTCCATCTGCCGCTGCTGGAGGCGATGCCGATGACGATTTGGACCTTTTTGGAGATGAAACCGAGGAGGACAAGAAGGCCGAGGCGGAGATGGCGGCAGCCAAAAAGGCTTCTACCAAGAAGAAGGAGAGTGGGAAATCCTCTGTTCTTTTGGATGTCAAGCCTTGGGATGATGAGACTGACATGAAGAAGCTCGAGGAGGCTGTTCGGAGTGTCGAGAAGGAGGGTCTCTTCTGGGGCGCATCGAAATTGGTTGCTGTTGGTTACGGGATCAAGAAGTTGCAGATCATGCTCACCATTGTCGATGACCTTGTTTCCGTCGATGACCTCATCGAAGAGCAGCTTACCGCCGAGCCCCGCAATGAGTATATTCAGAGCTGTGACATTGTTGCCTTCAACAAAATTTAA
- the LOC126603177 gene encoding putative B3 domain-containing protein At2g27410, whose product MERKMTLDDVRKLKVESFNKLLAEVKAVAKNRDEELDLLQKRVVIDLVEFERKAAKKVRETKKRKAASAYYDEEKPTSASASYHRKDRKLNYGSSSRSRKGEYEYYEDCDEELEEKPNTSMMMMKKKKKKKQKPTKEAASTKPSAPSIHSPSPELPKEFKEKIACLNGYQVQLVIQKKLFKTDLSSGHDRLSMPVNQVINKNFLGEDDERLNDNGFVYVKVIDPCLKVHDNLGLTKWKAHNNNNFSYSLNRGWNSISTDEEVGFKIGDMIQVWFFRVNDPELAKKDSIRFAVVKLKNDFNGSTSTIDRQEAAESSMTKKDEEEKKYANDCSSSCSVSASQEVIESSTTKKQLEFGATRQHVSIKFRSVTLAKIETAVSVL is encoded by the coding sequence ATGGAGAGGAAGATGACATTGGACGATGTGCGAAAGCTTAAAGTTGAGTCTTTCAACAAACTTCTGGCGGAGGTGAAAGCAGTTGCGAAAAACCGAGATGAAGAACTTGACTTGCTCCAAAAGAGAGTTGTGATTGATTTGGttgaatttgaaagaaaagcCGCCAAGAAAGTTAGAGAAACGAAGAAGCGCAAAGCTGCTTCTGCTTACTATGATGAAGAAAAACCTacttctgcttctgcttcttaTCATCGGAAAGACAGGAAGCTTAATTACGGAAGCAGCAGCCGAAGTAGGAAAGGTGAATACGAATACTATGAGGATTGTGATGAGGAGCTTGAAGAGAAACCAAACACgtcgatgatgatgatgaagaagaagaagaagaagaagcagaagccGACCAAGGAAGCCGCCAGCACGAAACCATCCGCTCCATCAATTCACTCTCCATCGCCGGAGTTGCCTAAAGAATTCAAAGAAAAGATTGCATGCTTGAATGGTTACCAAGTGCAATTGGTGATCCAGAAGAAACTTTTCAAGACTGATTTGAGCAGTGGTCATGATCGTCTCTCAATGCCAGTGAATCAAGTGATTAATAAGAACTTTCTCGGCGAAGACGATGAAAGATTAAACGACAATGGATTTGTATATGTGAAAGTGATAGATCCATGCTTAAAGGTGCATGATAACTTAGGGTTGACCAAGTGGAAAGCTCATAACAACAATAATTTTTCCTATTCCTTAAACAGGGGTTGGAACTCAATTTCTACGGATGAGGAGGTTGGGTTTAAGATAGGGGATATGATTCAGGTTTGGTTTTTTCGAGTTAATGATCCCGAGCTTGCCAAAAAAGACTCTATCCGCTTCGCAGTGGTTAAGCTTAAAAATGATTTTAATGGTAGTACGAGTACTATTGATAGGCAAGAAGCTGCTGAATCGTCAATGACAAAGAAAGATGAGGAGgagaaaaaatatgcaaacgaTTGTAGTAGTAGTTGTAGTGTGAGTGCCAGCCAGGAAGTAATCGAATCATCCACAACCAAGAAGCAGTTGGAGTTTGGAGCCACTAGACAACATGTCAGTATCAAGTTTAGAAGCGTAACACTTGCGAAAATTGAGACTGCTGTTTCTGTTTTGTAG